A window from Leptospira meyeri encodes these proteins:
- the fliJ gene encoding flagellar export protein FliJ: MKRFRFSLETVLKLRGWREEEEIRRLSYVVSKLNALIGEKESNEREIESSYEAILSSSKVGTSLSDYLSIEQYIKGLIKRNEELTDRIKAQNEEVNLVRKDVMVARMNKKVIEVLKEKRFAEWKKKRNRAERREVEEFNLQLSKQSLFDSTEIFGPSKSKKVPRTFKILNREDGGDELTSDFKTLRDFYEKYYLGQGKS, from the coding sequence GTGAAACGATTTCGTTTTAGTTTAGAGACAGTCCTCAAATTAAGAGGTTGGCGGGAAGAAGAAGAAATCCGTCGACTTTCTTATGTTGTCTCAAAACTCAATGCGCTCATAGGGGAAAAAGAATCCAATGAACGCGAAATCGAGTCTTCCTACGAAGCGATCCTTTCCTCCTCCAAAGTGGGGACAAGTCTCTCCGATTATCTTTCTATCGAACAATACATCAAAGGTCTCATAAAACGAAATGAAGAACTGACAGACCGGATCAAGGCACAAAACGAAGAAGTGAACTTGGTTCGTAAAGATGTGATGGTGGCTAGGATGAACAAAAAGGTAATCGAAGTTTTAAAAGAAAAACGATTTGCCGAATGGAAGAAAAAACGAAATCGAGCAGAACGAAGGGAAGTCGAAGAATTTAATCTTCAGCTAAGCAAACAATCATTATTCGATTCGACAGAAATTTTTGGACCTTCAAAATCTAAAAAAGTTCCAAGAACTTTTAAAATTCTGAACCGAGAGGATGGAGGTGATGAACTCACATCCGACTTCAAAACTCTTCGTGATTTTTATGAAAAATATTACCTAGGACAAGGCAAATCATAA